The Symphalangus syndactylus isolate Jambi chromosome 11, NHGRI_mSymSyn1-v2.1_pri, whole genome shotgun sequence genome contains a region encoding:
- the C11H16orf74 gene encoding uncharacterized protein C16orf74 homolog isoform X1 — translation MYSQSCAHRLRAVFEERQKQDDNEGNCRDPVGDEKTCRVKTLHVGVPHTPHRIVVCGRNHPRRCTCLILTASCPQCHLNPSWSCSWSPILWFASSLLPSLPSFLSPVWFEVRVFQVARQLFRQNLSVPDTSSGRWCCQARRNTDPLLGQSLAPGTHLHQIIEATGRKTGSDAHAAARFPPWETMVGSPGIAQTLIELPCLFWMLPFFPF, via the exons atgtacag CCAGTCCTGTGCCCACCGCCTTCGTGCTGTCTTTGAAGAGAGGCAGAAGCAGGATGACAATGAGGGCAACTgcagggaccctgtgggagatgAGAAAACTTGCCGTGTGAAAACTCTCCATGTGGGAGTTCCACACACCCCACATCGAATTGTCGTATGTGGACGTAACCACCCTCGACGCTGCACCTGCCTGATCCTCACTGCATCCTGCCCCCAGTGTCACCTGAATCCCAGCTGGAGCTGCTCCTGGTCCCCCATCCTCTGGTttgcttcttccctccttccctccctgccttccttcctttcccctgtGTGGTTTGAGGTGAGGGTCTTTCAAGTTGCAAGACAGCTGTTCAGACAAAACCTGTCAGTTCCAGACACCTCTTCTGGGAGGTGGTGCTGCCAGGCACGGCGTAATACAGATCCTTTGCTCGGCCAGAGCCTGGCCCCAGGAACGCATCTCCACCAAATCATAGAAGCTACTGGGAGGAAAACGGGATCCGACGCACATGCCGCCGCCCGCTTCCCGCCCTGGGAGACCATGGTGGGGAGCCCAGGCATTGCGCAGACTCTCATTGAGCTGCCCTGTCTCTTCTGGATgttgcctttctttcctttttaa